The Burkholderiales bacterium genome contains a region encoding:
- a CDS encoding Lrp/AsnC family transcriptional regulator has translation MPEPALDTLDRAIVNRLQQGFPICEQPYLEVARELGISQDTLIARLKRLLVEGALTRFGPLYQAERLGGAYTLAAIQVPEDDYERVARIVNAYPEVAHNYRREHALNMWFVVAAGNPATVTRVLFEIERDCGHPVFEFHKLREYFVALDLPL, from the coding sequence ATGCCTGAGCCAGCGCTCGATACCCTGGATCGCGCGATCGTGAATCGGCTTCAGCAAGGCTTTCCGATCTGCGAGCAACCCTATCTCGAAGTCGCGCGCGAACTGGGCATTTCGCAGGACACGCTGATCGCGCGCCTCAAACGCCTTCTCGTCGAGGGCGCCCTGACGCGGTTCGGCCCCCTCTACCAGGCCGAGCGCCTGGGAGGCGCCTACACCCTCGCGGCGATCCAGGTTCCGGAAGACGATTACGAACGGGTGGCCCGGATCGTCAACGCCTATCCGGAGGTCGCGCACAATTATCGGCGCGAGCACGCGCTGAACATGTGGTTCGTCGTCGCGGCCGGGAACCCGGCGACCGTTACCCGCGTGCTGTTCGAGATCGAGCGCGACTGCGGCCATCCCGTGTTCGAGTTCCACAAGCTGCGCGAATACTTCGTCGCGCTCGACCTGCCGCTCTAG
- a CDS encoding Lrp/AsnC family transcriptional regulator yields MDAAGFRLLNDFQRGFPLCERPYLEIAQRLGQSEHWVLAKLARLELAGVVGRIGAVFAPNTIGASTLVAAAVPPEALERVAQAVNRFPEVNHNYERDHAFNLWFVVTAADSGRLARTLAAIERQAQCGPLLSLPLLEEYRIDLGFDLRDGHTQGGAAPALAARVALDRGEQCLVAAVEEGLLLVPRPYAALADCCGLSEKRVLETLQRWQVQGLIRRFGVIVRHRPLGFRANAMVVWDVPDAAARGFGLRLAADPRVSLCYRRARAERWNYNLYCMLHGREEAQVRERLAGLRRAAGLESFPCQVLFSRRSFKQTAARYAPLEVLADA; encoded by the coding sequence ATGGACGCGGCAGGGTTCCGGCTGCTCAACGACTTCCAGCGCGGCTTCCCGCTGTGCGAGCGCCCGTACCTGGAGATCGCGCAGCGGCTCGGGCAGAGCGAGCATTGGGTGCTCGCCAAGCTCGCCCGGCTGGAGCTGGCCGGTGTGGTCGGCCGGATCGGCGCGGTGTTCGCCCCGAACACGATCGGCGCCAGCACGCTCGTGGCGGCTGCGGTGCCTCCGGAGGCGCTGGAGCGCGTGGCGCAGGCCGTCAACCGCTTCCCCGAGGTGAACCACAATTACGAACGGGATCACGCGTTCAACCTCTGGTTCGTGGTCACCGCTGCGGATTCCGGGAGGCTGGCACGCACCCTCGCAGCGATCGAGCGGCAGGCGCAATGTGGACCGCTGTTGTCGCTGCCATTGCTCGAGGAGTATCGCATCGATCTGGGTTTCGACCTGCGCGACGGGCACACCCAGGGAGGCGCCGCGCCGGCCCTGGCCGCGCGCGTCGCGCTGGATCGCGGTGAACAATGCCTGGTGGCCGCAGTGGAAGAAGGGCTGCTGCTCGTCCCGCGTCCCTATGCCGCGCTGGCCGACTGCTGCGGGCTGTCTGAAAAGCGGGTCCTGGAGACGCTGCAGCGCTGGCAGGTGCAGGGGCTGATCCGTCGATTCGGCGTGATCGTGAGACATCGGCCGCTGGGCTTCAGAGCCAACGCGATGGTGGTGTGGGATGTGCCGGACGCGGCGGCTCGCGGCTTCGGACTGCGGCTGGCTGCCGACCCGCGGGTCAGCCTGTGCTACCGGCGCGCGCGCGCCGAGCGCTGGAACTACAACCTGTACTGCATGCTGCACGGGCGCGAGGAAGCGCAGGTGCGCGAGCGCCTGGCCGGGCTGCGCAGGGCCGCCGGCCTCGAGTCCTTCCCCTGCCAAGTACTCTTCAGCCGGCGCAGTTTCAAGCAGACCGCCGCGCGCTACGCGCCGCTCGAAGTCCTCGCCGATGCCTGA
- a CDS encoding cytochrome D1 domain-containing protein, with the protein MVAPAAQAQLRGTGDLGIVIERAAGSVRVLDTSARTAIARVEGLGDLSHASAVYSRDGRYAFVFGRDGGLTKVDLLGARIDARILQAGNSIGGAISQDGRVVAAQNYAPGGVKLFSADTLELLADIPAEFGDAQQRSKVVGLADAPGGRFVFSLFDAGEIWLVDASNPRRPGVQKFAAGLQPYDGLVTPDGRWYVAGLYGEDGLALLDLWHPERGVRRILQGYRQGEEKLPVYKMPHLRGWAVAGCRAFVPAIGRHEVLVVDTESWQETGRIAVAGQPVFVVARPDARQVWVSFAFPDNGRVQVIDTECGCVARTLEPGRAVLHMEFTPRGEAVWISARDDDRVVVYDTASLQRVAEVPADKPSGIFFTARAARIGF; encoded by the coding sequence CTGGTTGCGCCCGCCGCGCAGGCGCAGTTGCGAGGCACGGGCGATCTGGGGATCGTGATCGAGCGAGCCGCGGGCAGCGTCCGGGTGCTCGATACCAGCGCGCGCACCGCCATCGCACGCGTCGAGGGTCTGGGGGATCTGTCGCACGCCTCGGCGGTGTATTCGCGCGACGGGCGCTACGCCTTCGTGTTCGGGCGCGACGGCGGGCTCACCAAAGTCGATCTGCTCGGCGCGCGCATCGACGCACGCATCCTGCAGGCCGGCAACAGCATCGGCGGGGCCATCTCACAGGACGGCCGCGTGGTCGCCGCGCAGAACTACGCGCCCGGAGGCGTGAAGCTGTTCTCCGCGGACACGCTGGAGCTGCTGGCCGACATTCCCGCCGAGTTCGGTGATGCGCAGCAGCGCTCGAAGGTGGTCGGACTGGCCGATGCGCCCGGCGGCCGGTTTGTCTTCAGCCTGTTCGACGCCGGGGAGATCTGGCTGGTGGACGCCTCGAATCCGCGCCGGCCCGGCGTGCAGAAGTTCGCGGCCGGCCTGCAGCCCTACGACGGACTGGTGACGCCCGACGGCCGCTGGTACGTCGCGGGCCTGTACGGCGAAGACGGTCTGGCGCTGCTGGATTTGTGGCATCCCGAGCGCGGCGTGCGGCGGATCCTGCAGGGCTATCGCCAGGGCGAAGAGAAACTCCCGGTCTACAAGATGCCGCATCTGCGCGGTTGGGCAGTCGCCGGCTGCCGTGCCTTCGTGCCGGCGATCGGGCGCCACGAAGTCCTCGTTGTCGACACCGAAAGCTGGCAGGAGACCGGGCGCATCGCCGTGGCCGGCCAGCCCGTGTTCGTGGTGGCGCGGCCCGATGCGCGCCAGGTGTGGGTGAGCTTCGCCTTCCCCGATAACGGGCGCGTGCAAGTCATCGACACCGAGTGCGGCTGCGTGGCGCGCACGCTCGAACCGGGGCGGGCGGTGCTGCACATGGAGTTCACCCCGCGCGGCGAGGCGGTGTGGATCTCGGCGCGCGACGACGACCGCGTCGTGGTCTACGACACGGCAAGCCTGCAACGCGTTGCCGAAGTCCCGGCCGACAAACCGAGCGGCATTTTCTTCACGGCGCGCGCGGCGCGCATCGGGTTCTGA
- a CDS encoding cytochrome c has translation MAIFKLFVRQTIHSGSGLALAASLALAAQAACAVDPAEPSLARRQELAHLIRHDCGACHGLRLTGGLGPALDPSSLRGKPPENLTRIILDGRPGTAMPGWRTFLSEREARWLTEALMRGLDSEETQERSTRTRRHEEVQNQEPE, from the coding sequence GTGGCCATTTTCAAACTGTTCGTGCGGCAAACGATTCACAGCGGTTCCGGACTCGCCCTCGCCGCCTCGCTGGCGCTTGCGGCGCAGGCAGCCTGCGCGGTCGACCCGGCAGAACCGAGCCTGGCGCGCAGGCAGGAACTGGCCCATCTCATCCGCCACGACTGTGGCGCCTGCCACGGCTTGCGCCTGACCGGCGGGCTCGGGCCGGCGCTCGATCCATCGAGCCTGCGCGGCAAGCCGCCGGAAAATCTCACGCGGATCATCCTCGATGGCCGCCCGGGCACGGCGATGCCGGGCTGGCGGACTTTCCTCAGCGAGCGCGAAGCGCGGTGGCTGACCGAGGCGCTGATGCGCGGCCTGGATTCAGAAGAAACACAAGAGCGAAGCACGAGAACACGAAGGCACGAAGAAGTGCAAAACCAGGAGCCGGAATAG
- a CDS encoding c-type cytochrome: MKLGPIDILIAVAAAIVFFLAGQASANDAGKLADAKGCMACHAMDKKLVGPSYKDVAKKYKGNKDAQAALEKKVIDGGSGVWGAIPMPPHKGKLSDSEVKLLVQWIMAQ, encoded by the coding sequence ATGAAGCTCGGTCCGATCGACATCCTGATCGCGGTCGCCGCGGCGATCGTCTTCTTCCTGGCCGGACAGGCGTCGGCCAACGACGCCGGAAAGCTCGCCGACGCCAAGGGCTGCATGGCCTGCCACGCAATGGACAAGAAGCTGGTCGGCCCTTCCTACAAGGACGTGGCGAAGAAATACAAAGGCAACAAGGACGCGCAGGCGGCGCTGGAAAAGAAGGTGATCGACGGCGGCAGCGGAGTGTGGGGCGCGATCCCGATGCCGCCGCACAAGGGCAAGCTGAGCGATTCCGAAGTCAAGCTGCTGGTGCAGTGGATCATGGCGCAATAG
- a CDS encoding cytochrome D1 domain-containing protein, giving the protein MHQDINPKAPPMTAAEFERARQIYFERCAGCHGVLRKGATGKPLTPDITLERGTEYLKVFINYGSPAGMPNWGTSGELTEKEVDLMARYIQQTPPTPPEWGMKEMKATWKVVVPPEKRPKRKMNRLDVDNLFSVTLRDTGEVAIIDGHSKKIVNIVKTGYAVHISRLSASGRYLYVIGRDAKVNLIDLWMETPDNVAEIRIGLEARSVDTSKAKGYEDRYAIAGSYWPPQYVIMDGDTLEPKKIVGTRGMTVDTQEYHPEPRVASIVANHHKPEFVVNVKETGKILLVDYRDIRNLKTTEIGAARFLHDGGWDATKRYFLVAANQSHKIAVVDALRGKLTALVDVDKIPHPGRGANFVHPKFGPVWATGHLGSEKVALIGTDPIKHKQYAWKVVQMLEGQGGGNLFIKTHPKSTNLWVDTPLNPDPKISQSVAVFDIRDLSKKPQILPIAEWAGVGEGAKRVVQPEYNKDGDEVWFSVWSAKNQESAIVVVDDKTRKLKAVIKDPRLITPTGHFNVYNTQHDIY; this is encoded by the coding sequence ATGCACCAGGACATCAATCCGAAGGCGCCGCCGATGACCGCAGCCGAGTTCGAGCGCGCGCGCCAGATCTATTTCGAGCGCTGCGCCGGCTGTCACGGCGTGCTGCGCAAGGGCGCGACCGGCAAGCCGCTCACACCGGACATCACGCTCGAACGCGGCACCGAGTACCTGAAGGTCTTCATCAACTACGGCTCCCCCGCGGGCATGCCGAACTGGGGGACTTCCGGAGAGCTGACCGAGAAAGAAGTGGACCTGATGGCGCGCTACATCCAGCAGACCCCGCCCACCCCGCCGGAATGGGGCATGAAGGAAATGAAGGCGACCTGGAAGGTCGTCGTCCCACCCGAGAAGCGGCCCAAGCGCAAGATGAACCGGCTCGACGTGGATAACCTCTTCTCGGTGACGCTGCGCGACACCGGAGAAGTGGCCATCATCGACGGCCACAGCAAGAAGATCGTCAACATCGTCAAGACCGGTTATGCGGTCCACATCTCGCGGCTCTCGGCCTCGGGACGCTATCTCTATGTCATCGGCCGCGACGCCAAGGTGAACCTGATCGACCTGTGGATGGAAACACCCGACAACGTGGCCGAGATCCGCATAGGGCTCGAAGCGCGCTCGGTGGACACTTCCAAGGCCAAGGGCTACGAGGACAGGTACGCCATCGCCGGGTCCTACTGGCCGCCGCAGTACGTGATCATGGACGGCGACACGCTCGAACCAAAGAAGATCGTCGGCACCCGCGGCATGACGGTTGACACGCAGGAGTACCACCCCGAACCGCGCGTAGCCTCCATCGTGGCCAACCACCACAAGCCCGAGTTCGTGGTGAACGTAAAGGAAACCGGCAAGATTCTTCTGGTCGACTACCGGGACATCCGCAACCTCAAGACCACCGAGATCGGTGCCGCCCGCTTCCTGCACGACGGCGGCTGGGACGCCACCAAGCGCTACTTCCTGGTCGCGGCCAACCAGTCGCACAAGATCGCGGTGGTCGATGCCTTGCGCGGCAAGCTCACCGCGCTGGTGGACGTGGACAAGATCCCGCACCCCGGACGGGGCGCGAATTTCGTGCATCCGAAGTTCGGCCCGGTCTGGGCAACCGGCCATCTGGGCAGCGAGAAGGTCGCGTTGATCGGCACCGATCCGATCAAGCACAAGCAGTACGCGTGGAAGGTGGTGCAGATGCTCGAGGGCCAAGGCGGCGGCAATCTGTTCATCAAGACCCATCCGAAATCGACCAACCTGTGGGTGGACACGCCACTCAATCCCGATCCCAAGATTTCCCAGTCGGTGGCGGTGTTCGACATCCGCGACCTGTCGAAGAAGCCGCAGATCCTGCCGATCGCGGAGTGGGCGGGCGTCGGCGAAGGCGCCAAGCGCGTGGTGCAGCCCGAGTACAACAAGGACGGGGACGAAGTATGGTTCTCGGTATGGAGCGCCAAGAACCAGGAATCGGCGATCGTCGTGGTGGACGACAAGACCCGCAAGCTCAAGGCGGTCATCAAGGACCCGAGGCTGATCACTCCGACTGGACACTTCAACGTCTACAACACTCAGCACGACATCTACTGA
- the cobA gene encoding uroporphyrinogen-III C-methyltransferase, whose product MDQRMTIHDGGLPDPGKADAVSSPSPFPTASLGFASRGRRSSGCVLLVGAGPGDPELLTLKALRAIRRADVVLYDHLVAKEIVALARADAQLIYVGKESGRHTLPQPRINELLVQFASAGKCVVRLKGGDPFIFGRGGEELEQLAALGIDFQVVPGVTSACGVSCYAGIPLTHRDHAQSVVFVTGHLQDGSVNLDWLALARPRQTVVIYMGLAGLEAICAQLAAHGLPGSTPAAAIERGTTAHQRVVSGDLRTLPRRVAAAELRPPVLIVVGEVVKLREQLAWYGDSGQPVPESSPEDRLTRVA is encoded by the coding sequence GTGGACCAGCGGATGACCATTCACGACGGAGGATTGCCCGACCCCGGGAAGGCGGACGCGGTGTCATCGCCTTCGCCTTTTCCGACCGCTTCGCTCGGCTTTGCGAGCCGCGGGCGTCGTTCGTCCGGCTGCGTGCTGCTGGTCGGTGCCGGCCCCGGCGACCCGGAGCTGCTGACCCTGAAGGCGCTGCGCGCCATCCGGCGGGCCGACGTCGTTCTCTACGATCATCTCGTGGCGAAAGAGATCGTGGCGTTGGCGCGTGCCGATGCGCAGCTCATCTACGTCGGCAAGGAGTCCGGCCGCCACACCCTTCCGCAGCCGCGCATCAACGAGTTGCTGGTGCAGTTCGCGTCCGCCGGAAAATGCGTCGTGCGGCTCAAGGGGGGCGATCCGTTCATCTTCGGCCGTGGCGGCGAGGAGCTCGAGCAACTGGCAGCGCTGGGCATCGACTTCCAGGTGGTACCCGGTGTGACCTCGGCCTGCGGCGTGTCCTGTTACGCGGGGATCCCGTTGACGCACCGCGACCATGCACAGTCGGTCGTTTTCGTCACCGGCCACCTGCAGGACGGCAGCGTCAACCTCGACTGGCTGGCGCTGGCGCGCCCGCGCCAGACCGTGGTGATCTACATGGGGCTCGCCGGCCTGGAGGCGATCTGCGCGCAGCTTGCGGCCCACGGGCTTCCCGGCTCGACCCCTGCCGCAGCGATCGAACGCGGCACCACCGCGCATCAGCGCGTGGTGTCGGGCGATCTGCGCACGTTGCCGCGGCGGGTCGCGGCAGCGGAATTGCGCCCGCCGGTGCTGATCGTCGTGGGCGAAGTCGTGAAGTTGCGCGAGCAGCTCGCGTGGTACGGCGACAGCGGGCAACCGGTGCCCGAGTCGTCCCCGGAAGATCGGCTGACGCGGGTGGCCTAG
- a CDS encoding Crp/Fnr family transcriptional regulator: MLTVPIKTQAFLNNLPLFRELGAEEIDRIASGTREVRVKRGDVLFQKGDPCRGFHIVVYGQVKLLFVTPQGDEKVIEIMGPGQSFGEAVMFLEKPYVVTGQALTDSMLLHVAKEVVFEEIERDPKFARRVIAGLSRRLHQLVSDVEAYSLRSAAQRVIGYLLRPDHEHGDSERSLAVTLPASKSVIASRLNITPEHFSRVLHELTEARLIVVDGRTVRILDVDRLRAYDG; this comes from the coding sequence ATGCTGACCGTTCCGATCAAGACTCAGGCTTTCCTGAACAATCTTCCGCTGTTCCGGGAGCTGGGCGCGGAAGAGATCGATCGCATCGCGTCTGGGACGCGCGAAGTGCGCGTCAAGCGCGGCGACGTGCTGTTTCAGAAGGGTGACCCCTGCCGCGGTTTCCACATCGTTGTCTACGGCCAGGTCAAACTTCTCTTCGTCACGCCGCAGGGCGACGAGAAGGTGATCGAGATCATGGGTCCCGGGCAGAGCTTCGGTGAGGCGGTGATGTTCCTCGAAAAGCCCTACGTCGTGACCGGTCAGGCGCTGACCGACTCGATGCTGCTGCACGTGGCCAAGGAAGTGGTGTTCGAGGAGATCGAGCGCGACCCGAAGTTCGCGCGGCGGGTGATCGCGGGGCTGAGCCGCCGGCTGCATCAGCTGGTGAGCGACGTAGAGGCCTACTCCCTGCGCTCGGCCGCGCAGCGCGTGATCGGCTATCTGCTGCGCCCCGATCACGAGCACGGCGATTCTGAACGATCGCTGGCGGTGACATTGCCTGCGAGCAAGTCGGTCATCGCTTCGCGGCTCAACATCACCCCAGAACATTTCTCGCGCGTACTGCACGAGCTGACCGAGGCGCGCCTCATAGTGGTGGATGGCCGCACGGTGCGCATTCTCGACGTCGACCGGCTGCGCGCCTACGACGGCTAG
- a CDS encoding cytochrome D1 domain-containing protein: MTIVTAKRPWSPGALLALACLACMPALAADGGRGMAYVSNQNGDVTVIDLDTLETVTEFKVGAEGPRGIGVTADGKLLVTANGEAGDISVIDRASGRLLKRIPIGKNPEFVRIRGNYAFVSFEPAAVGGPPPKPGSEEARALAEAREEEDAEPAKIAVVDLKKGKVIRAITGGMETEGIEFSADGKLIIVTNEADENLSVHEIATGRLVKKISTKEYGNRPRGIKMIPDGSGYVASLEFSNKLVVLDKDFDVVKVVPTGEVPYGLAFDRSGERLFVALAKGKALQVFDAKTFEPIRNVPTGDRCWHFTFTPDDSHILVACGRSNEVVVIDAKTLEPVKRIADKKMPWGIVTYPKAIGSLDVP; this comes from the coding sequence ATGACGATCGTCACTGCCAAGCGCCCGTGGAGTCCTGGCGCGTTACTCGCTCTTGCGTGTCTGGCGTGTATGCCCGCGCTCGCCGCGGACGGCGGCAGGGGAATGGCTTACGTCAGTAACCAGAATGGTGATGTGACCGTCATCGATCTGGACACGCTGGAAACGGTTACGGAATTCAAGGTCGGTGCGGAGGGACCGCGCGGGATCGGAGTCACCGCGGACGGCAAGTTGCTGGTCACCGCCAACGGAGAAGCCGGCGATATCTCGGTCATCGACCGGGCGAGCGGCAGGCTCCTCAAGCGCATCCCGATCGGCAAGAACCCGGAGTTCGTCCGCATTCGCGGCAATTATGCGTTCGTCTCCTTCGAACCGGCGGCCGTCGGCGGCCCGCCGCCCAAGCCCGGCTCGGAAGAGGCAAGGGCGCTGGCCGAAGCGCGCGAAGAAGAAGATGCCGAGCCCGCCAAGATTGCCGTGGTGGACCTGAAGAAAGGCAAGGTGATTCGCGCGATCACGGGCGGGATGGAAACCGAGGGCATCGAGTTCTCCGCCGACGGCAAGCTGATCATCGTCACCAACGAGGCCGACGAGAATCTCTCGGTGCACGAGATCGCCACCGGCAGGCTGGTGAAGAAGATCAGCACCAAGGAATACGGCAACCGGCCGCGCGGCATCAAGATGATCCCGGACGGCAGCGGCTACGTCGCCAGCCTGGAGTTTTCCAACAAGCTGGTCGTGCTCGACAAGGATTTCGACGTCGTGAAAGTGGTGCCGACCGGCGAGGTGCCCTACGGGCTGGCTTTCGATCGCAGCGGCGAGCGCCTGTTCGTCGCCCTGGCCAAAGGCAAGGCCCTCCAGGTGTTCGATGCGAAAACCTTCGAGCCGATCAGGAACGTTCCCACCGGCGATCGCTGCTGGCATTTCACGTTCACCCCGGACGACAGCCACATTCTGGTGGCTTGCGGGCGCTCGAACGAAGTGGTCGTGATCGACGCGAAAACCCTGGAGCCGGTCAAGCGCATCGCGGACAAGAAGATGCCGTGGGGCATTGTGACTTATCCCAAGGCGATCGGCAGCCTCGATGTGCCCTGA
- a CDS encoding RidA family protein, giving the protein MAKRAFINPANVRRIGAFSHAAATQGGVTVHVSGQIALDKDGSLVGKGDLRAQTQQVFENIRIILEEAGGSFNDVVKLTHYVVGLKPENRALITEVRNKYVNQANPPASTMIGIDALVMDGLLIEVEALAVIDEARARLA; this is encoded by the coding sequence ATGGCGAAAAGGGCATTCATCAATCCGGCGAACGTGCGCAGGATCGGCGCGTTCTCTCATGCCGCGGCCACCCAGGGCGGCGTCACGGTTCATGTCAGCGGCCAGATCGCCCTCGACAAGGACGGCAGCCTCGTCGGCAAGGGCGATCTGCGCGCGCAGACGCAGCAGGTGTTCGAGAACATCCGCATCATCCTCGAGGAAGCCGGCGGCAGCTTCAACGACGTGGTGAAGCTCACTCACTACGTCGTCGGGCTCAAGCCGGAGAACAGGGCGCTCATCACCGAGGTGCGCAACAAGTACGTGAATCAGGCCAATCCGCCGGCCAGCACCATGATCGGAATCGACGCGCTGGTCATGGATGGGCTGCTGATCGAAGTCGAAGCGCTCGCCGTCATCGACGAAGCCCGGGCCAGGCTGGCCTGA
- the egtB gene encoding ergothioneine biosynthesis protein EgtB gives MNDPGRPDPARDRSRNPPPKRARAGADADFAAVRARTLALAEPLSEEDCCVQSMPDASPVKWHLAHTTWFFETFILEKYERPFRPFNPAFRVLFNSYYNGVGEKHPRPQRGLLTRPALHEVHAYRADVDARMAALLAARGEDRELRLLTTLGLNHEQQHQELILTDVKHLLSMNPLKPAYLRRTSASPARAAPLEWLEFEGGVVEIGHDGNGFCFDNELPRHKQYLHPYRLASRLVTNGEYLRFVEDGGYGNPLLWLSEGWDWVQANAVEHPMYWMREGAAWTEFTLNGVRPLDPDLPVAHVSYFEADACARWAGARLPTEAEWEHAAGSLPVTGNLAGAEALHPRPATGPGLQQIFGDAWEWTQSSYAPYPGYRAPAGAIGEYNGKFMVNQYVLRGGSCATPDDHIRATYRNFFPAAARWQFSGVRLARDL, from the coding sequence ATGAACGATCCAGGCAGACCCGATCCAGCCCGCGACCGGTCGCGGAATCCGCCGCCGAAGCGGGCGCGCGCCGGAGCGGATGCGGACTTCGCCGCGGTGCGGGCCCGAACGCTCGCGCTCGCCGAGCCGCTGTCCGAGGAGGATTGCTGCGTGCAGTCGATGCCCGACGCGAGCCCGGTCAAGTGGCATCTCGCGCACACGACGTGGTTTTTCGAGACGTTCATCCTCGAGAAGTACGAGCGTCCGTTCCGGCCGTTCAATCCGGCCTTCCGGGTACTGTTCAACTCCTACTACAACGGCGTGGGCGAAAAACATCCGCGCCCTCAGCGCGGATTGCTGACCCGCCCGGCGCTCCACGAAGTGCACGCCTATCGCGCGGACGTCGACGCGCGCATGGCGGCGTTGCTCGCGGCGCGGGGCGAGGACCGTGAGTTGCGCCTGCTGACCACGCTCGGCCTGAATCACGAGCAGCAGCACCAGGAACTGATTCTCACGGACGTGAAGCATCTACTCTCGATGAATCCGCTGAAGCCCGCCTACCTCCGGCGCACGAGCGCCTCGCCGGCGCGCGCTGCGCCCTTGGAGTGGCTGGAGTTCGAAGGCGGAGTCGTCGAAATCGGCCACGACGGCAACGGTTTCTGCTTCGACAACGAGCTGCCGCGCCACAAGCAGTATCTGCATCCTTACCGGCTCGCCTCGCGTCTGGTGACGAACGGCGAGTACTTGAGGTTCGTCGAAGACGGCGGTTACGGCAATCCGCTGCTATGGCTGTCCGAAGGCTGGGATTGGGTGCAGGCCAATGCCGTGGAGCACCCGATGTACTGGATGCGCGAAGGCGCGGCTTGGACCGAGTTCACGCTGAACGGCGTGCGCCCACTCGATCCGGACCTGCCCGTGGCTCATGTCTCGTATTTCGAAGCCGATGCCTGCGCCCGCTGGGCCGGCGCACGCCTGCCCACCGAAGCCGAGTGGGAGCACGCCGCCGGTTCGCTCCCGGTGACCGGCAACCTCGCCGGCGCCGAGGCGTTGCATCCACGCCCAGCGACCGGTCCCGGGCTGCAGCAGATCTTCGGCGACGCGTGGGAGTGGACGCAGTCGAGCTATGCGCCCTATCCGGGATATCGGGCGCCCGCCGGGGCGATCGGCGAATACAACGGCAAGTTCATGGTGAACCAGTACGTGCTGCGCGGCGGCTCCTGTGCCACGCCCGACGATCACATCCGCGCGACCTATCGCAACTTCTTTCCCGCGGCCGCACGCTGGCAGTTCTCCGGCGTGCGCCTCGCCCGCGATCTCTGA
- the egtD gene encoding L-histidine N(alpha)-methyltransferase, translated as MTNTRKWLGGVRRIAAQHEQRHVPGDDPGAAAAAAPRDYRHPSVPGGYPGARVELHAALLASAPFIPSKYFYDPLGSRLFEAITRLPEYYLTRVETGIFSRYAQQIGRITGRGATLIDLGAGNCEKAKRLFGVLQPAQYVAVDLSTEYLREALNSMRYLFSGMEMLALALDLSGPFSLPDAVRARKRLFFYPGSSIGNFTPEQAHAFLAAVRSQCDEDGAILISVDLVKDKAVLDAAYDDALGVTAAFNLNVLEHVNALLGSDFDFRDWRHVAFFNEPASRVEMHLEAKRGVSVTWPGGGRDFERGERIHTENSYKYRLRDFEVMLTRAGFRDLIAWTDEKQWYAVCYARA; from the coding sequence ATGACGAACACAAGAAAATGGCTGGGAGGAGTGCGCCGCATCGCGGCGCAGCACGAGCAGCGCCATGTCCCGGGCGATGACCCCGGCGCAGCGGCCGCCGCCGCGCCGCGAGATTATCGGCATCCGAGCGTGCCGGGAGGCTACCCCGGCGCGCGAGTAGAGCTCCATGCCGCGCTGCTCGCGAGCGCGCCCTTCATTCCTTCGAAGTACTTCTACGATCCGCTGGGCTCCAGGCTGTTCGAAGCGATCACGCGGCTTCCGGAGTATTACCTCACGCGGGTGGAGACCGGCATCTTTTCGCGTTACGCCCAGCAGATCGGCAGGATCACGGGCCGCGGCGCAACGCTGATCGACCTCGGCGCCGGCAATTGCGAAAAGGCAAAGCGGCTGTTCGGCGTGTTGCAGCCCGCGCAGTACGTGGCGGTCGACCTCTCGACCGAATACCTGCGCGAGGCGCTGAACAGCATGCGGTACCTGTTCTCCGGAATGGAAATGCTGGCGCTCGCGCTGGATCTGTCGGGGCCGTTCTCCCTGCCCGACGCGGTTCGGGCCCGCAAGCGGCTGTTCTTCTACCCCGGTTCGTCGATCGGGAACTTCACGCCGGAACAGGCGCATGCGTTTCTCGCGGCGGTGCGGTCGCAGTGCGACGAGGACGGCGCCATTCTGATCAGCGTCGATCTGGTCAAGGACAAGGCGGTGCTGGATGCGGCCTACGATGACGCCCTCGGCGTGACGGCGGCGTTCAATCTCAACGTACTCGAACACGTCAACGCGCTGCTCGGTTCGGATTTCGACTTCAGGGACTGGCGGCACGTGGCGTTCTTCAACGAGCCTGCGTCGCGCGTGGAAATGCACCTCGAGGCCAAGCGCGGCGTTTCGGTCACCTGGCCGGGCGGGGGGCGCGACTTCGAGCGGGGCGAACGCATTCACACCGAAAACAGCTACAAGTACCGCTTGCGCGACTTCGAGGTGATGCTGACGCGGGCCGGGTTTCGCGACCTCATCGCGTGGACCGACGAAAAGCAGTGGTACGCAGTGTGTTACGCACGGGCGTGA